The Pseudodesulfovibrio sp. zrk46 genome contains a region encoding:
- the hmcA gene encoding sulfate respiration complex hexadecaheme cytochrome HmcA: protein MEKGRRLLFWAGILFVFAATSIVCLEAQGLEAQAKAASEARVDIVKIDTLAKFEKLELPEVTFYHDQHTDALAKQGKDCASCHEKDADGKLSIKFKRLADDDADKIKLIYHENCIGCHQDMVAAGQKTGPLDGQCRSCHTAKPTESDWMAIDMDKSLHYRHVVASGGDDKCQTCHHQFDKNKMELVADKGKEQNCRNCHGAEPRVVNEKLTVRSYDEAAHAKCVTCHVDVTAAKKNSGPAKCAGCHAAADQAKIKEFKDVPRLKRGQPDVTLLVAVKNDKAQANIGPVPFDHKAHEQYMDDCRACHVGKGTMDGKFFELAGDMHLKSNMEGCIGCHTAKQEEKAVCAGCHAMMAETKAPSKESCAKCHVESLATLYVDGKAPEKEVMMAAASSALAERNMEVMTIADSDIPEEVIIGSLSDKFEASKLPHRKIVKRLLADMKGDKMAGYFHGQDALMCAGCHHNSPISKTPPKCGSCHNKPFDPARPDMPGLKAAYHGQCMGCHTAMKLEKPSNTTCNDAEGCHKKK from the coding sequence ATGGAGAAAGGAAGACGACTGCTTTTTTGGGCTGGAATCCTTTTCGTGTTCGCTGCGACATCGATTGTATGTCTGGAAGCTCAGGGACTTGAGGCACAGGCCAAGGCCGCCTCTGAAGCCCGAGTAGACATCGTAAAAATCGATACGCTGGCCAAGTTCGAAAAGCTTGAACTGCCCGAGGTGACTTTCTATCACGATCAGCACACCGACGCTCTCGCCAAGCAGGGCAAGGACTGTGCATCGTGTCACGAGAAAGACGCCGATGGAAAACTTTCGATCAAGTTCAAGCGTCTGGCTGATGACGACGCCGACAAGATCAAGCTCATTTACCACGAAAACTGTATTGGTTGTCACCAGGATATGGTGGCTGCCGGACAGAAGACCGGTCCCCTGGACGGCCAGTGCCGCTCCTGTCACACCGCCAAGCCCACTGAAAGCGATTGGATGGCAATCGACATGGACAAGTCTCTCCACTACCGCCACGTTGTGGCTTCCGGTGGCGACGACAAGTGTCAGACCTGTCACCATCAGTTCGACAAGAACAAGATGGAACTGGTCGCCGACAAGGGTAAGGAACAGAACTGCCGCAACTGCCACGGCGCCGAGCCGCGCGTTGTCAACGAAAAGCTGACCGTCCGCTCCTACGATGAGGCCGCCCACGCCAAGTGTGTGACCTGTCACGTGGACGTTACCGCTGCCAAGAAGAACTCCGGTCCCGCCAAGTGTGCTGGCTGTCACGCCGCCGCAGATCAGGCCAAGATCAAGGAATTCAAAGATGTGCCCCGCCTGAAGCGTGGCCAGCCCGATGTTACCCTGCTGGTTGCCGTCAAGAACGACAAGGCACAGGCCAACATTGGTCCCGTTCCCTTTGATCACAAAGCTCACGAACAGTACATGGATGACTGCCGCGCCTGCCACGTAGGCAAAGGCACCATGGACGGCAAGTTCTTTGAGCTGGCTGGCGACATGCACCTGAAGTCCAACATGGAAGGTTGCATCGGTTGTCACACCGCCAAGCAGGAAGAAAAAGCCGTTTGCGCCGGTTGTCACGCCATGATGGCTGAAACCAAGGCTCCTTCCAAGGAATCCTGTGCCAAGTGTCACGTCGAGTCCCTGGCGACTCTGTACGTCGACGGCAAGGCTCCTGAGAAGGAAGTCATGATGGCTGCTGCTTCCTCCGCTCTCGCCGAGCGCAATATGGAAGTCATGACCATCGCCGACTCCGACATCCCGGAAGAAGTGATCATCGGTTCCCTCTCCGACAAGTTCGAAGCCTCCAAGCTCCCCCATCGCAAGATCGTCAAGCGTCTTCTCGCTGACATGAAGGGTGACAAGATGGCTGGTTACTTCCACGGACAGGACGCCCTGATGTGTGCTGGTTGCCACCACAACAGCCCGATCTCCAAGACCCCGCCCAAGTGCGGAAGCTGTCACAACAAGCCGTTTGATCCGGCTCGTCCCGACATGCCCGGTCTGAAGGCTGCCTACCACGGCCAGTGCATGGGTTGTCACACCGCCATGAAGCTCGAGAAGCCGTCCAACACGACGTGCAACGACGCTGAAGGCTGTCACAAGAAGAAGTAA
- the hmcB gene encoding sulfate respiration complex iron-sulfur protein HmcB: protein MKRRNFLGLMGAAGLSAALPTKAQAAGNVHFDGYPGSKGVLFDATRCIGCRKCEMGCNEINGLAKPEKPFTDLSVLDTDRRTENDAYTVVNKYEQPDGGSVFRKIQCMHCLEPSCASACFVRAFKKQPSGAVTYDESVCVGCRYCMVACPFEIPTYTYNDPITPKVIKCHLCEPHISTGKADVPGCVGKCPKEALIYGERDELIKIARRRIDANPNKYVDHVYGVDEVGGTSWLYISGTPFSQIGMREDLGTTSGPELNSSALSVVAMVPALWPLLLAGVYGITQRSDKIAQNEKADAVAEAIAETQAKADDNMKAAMERAAKTQENVVKREVDKAVKEALEAAAKEAEGGDGEKEEEGA from the coding sequence ATGAAACGTAGAAACTTCCTCGGCCTGATGGGAGCAGCCGGCCTTTCTGCCGCGCTTCCGACAAAGGCTCAAGCCGCTGGAAATGTTCACTTCGACGGATATCCGGGAAGCAAGGGCGTGCTCTTTGACGCCACCCGCTGCATCGGATGCCGCAAATGTGAAATGGGTTGTAATGAGATCAACGGCCTGGCCAAGCCGGAAAAGCCGTTCACCGATCTCTCTGTCCTCGATACGGATCGCCGTACCGAGAACGATGCCTATACTGTAGTTAATAAGTACGAACAGCCCGACGGCGGTTCCGTGTTCAGAAAGATCCAGTGCATGCACTGCCTGGAACCTTCCTGCGCATCCGCCTGCTTTGTTCGTGCATTCAAGAAGCAGCCCTCCGGCGCCGTCACCTACGACGAGTCCGTCTGTGTCGGCTGTCGTTACTGCATGGTCGCATGTCCCTTCGAGATTCCGACCTACACTTACAATGATCCCATCACCCCGAAGGTCATCAAGTGTCACCTGTGTGAGCCTCACATCTCCACTGGCAAGGCTGATGTCCCCGGCTGTGTTGGCAAGTGCCCCAAAGAGGCACTGATCTACGGTGAGCGCGACGAACTGATCAAGATCGCCCGCCGCCGTATTGACGCCAACCCGAACAAGTACGTGGATCACGTCTATGGCGTAGATGAAGTCGGCGGTACCAGCTGGCTCTACATCTCCGGTACTCCGTTCTCCCAGATCGGCATGCGCGAAGACCTCGGTACCACCTCCGGTCCCGAGCTGAACTCTTCCGCTCTGTCCGTCGTTGCCATGGTTCCCGCCCTGTGGCCCCTGCTCCTCGCAGGCGTCTACGGTATCACCCAGCGCTCCGACAAGATCGCCCAGAACGAGAAGGCCGATGCCGTCGCCGAGGCCATTGCTGAAACGCAGGCCAAGGCTGACGACAACATGAAGGCCGCCATGGAACGCGCTGCCAAGACGCAGGAAAACGTCGTGAAGCGCGAAGTTGACAAAGCCGTCAAGGAAGCCCTGGAAGCTGCTGCCAAGGAAGCTGAAGGTGGCGACGGTGAAAAGGAAGAGGAGGGCGCATAA